A genomic segment from Aquila chrysaetos chrysaetos chromosome 11, bAquChr1.4, whole genome shotgun sequence encodes:
- the SEMA4G gene encoding semaphorin-4G isoform X4 — MPPPGQRSPLMIHWEASPEKQMDCLQKGKNNKTECFNHVRFLQRLNSTHLYACGTYAFHPLCASIDADRFRLPSHFEEGKEKCPYDPARGYTGLIVDGGLYTATRYEFRSLPDIRRNLHQRPLKTEESPLHWLNDAEFVASVLVQESKDSPVGDDDKIYYFFTERAGEETTSFFDKNQVARVARVARVCKSDVGGKKILQRKWTSFMKARLVCYIPYYEVLRSICSLDGGGWASTVFYAAFTLSAQWRTMEASAVCRYSISSVQHAFEGPYMEYQDSARKWSRYDGAVPEPRPGSCITDHSRRKGYNSSQDLPNSVLDFIKLHPLMFEEVKPAGGEPLLVKKSVAYSQLAVDRVRALDGRSYDVLFMGTGDGWIHKAVVVGSGIHIVEEVQVFGDQQPVESLVISHAQRSLYVGAASGILQVPLASCARYASCYDCILARDPYCAWDGRACRATATADSTGLVQDIQSGNEGCRSSSGRGSLPWKNRTVLQGDDVLLPCDQHSNLARAVWMLNGSEAPGTGQDRLRVGVDGLLVTDTLPQDSGEYRCYGEERGLRTLLAAYSLTVLPELPRGPTAASRPHAASQAASDMKVAYVSAIVALVVLCAVLSTVLLYVSCLEKRKGKYVLGEPRPASVELQTVSANCLRKGRRGEEEEEEEELTYPDGCLRIIPGEAPTAATSPVKELPAAVPPLPPPPPLPAELTNGVGALPNVLRKMNGNSYMLLQQQEEPLVSPLYSASFTEELSKILEKRKHTQLVEKLDESSV; from the exons ATGCCACCCCCAGGACAACGGTCACCTTTGATG ATCCACTGGGAAGCCTCCCCGGAGAAGCAGATGGACTGCCTGCAGAAGGGCAAAAACAACAAG ACCGAATGCTTCAACCACGTGCGGTTTCTGCAGAGGCTGAACAGCACCCACCTCTACGCCTGTGGGACCTACGCCTTCCACCCGCTCTGCGCCTCCATT GATGCCGACAGGTTCAGACTGCCGTCCCACTTTGAGGAAGGCAAGGAGAAGTGCCCGTATGACCCTGCCCGTGGCTACACCGGCCTCATCGTGG aCGGTGGCTTGTACACGGCCACCCGCTACGAGTTTCGGAGCCTCCCCGACATCCGGAGGAACCTGCACCAGCGGCCACTGAAGACTGAGGAGTCCCCGCTGCACTGGCTGAATG ATGCTGAGTTTGTGGCCTCCGTGCTGGTCCAGGAGAGCAAGGACAGCCCCGTGGGCGACGACGACAAAATCTACTACTTCTTCACGGAGCGGGCGGGTGAGGAGACCACGTCCTTCTTTGACAAGAACCAGGTGGCCCGGGTGGCCCGGGTGGCCCGTGTCTGCAAG AGCGACGTGGGGGGGAAGAAGATCCTGCAGCGCAAATGGACGTCCTTCATGAAGGCGCGCCTGGTCTGCTACATCCCCTACTACGAGGTGCTGCGCAGCATCTGCAGCCTGGACGGGGGTGGCTGGGCCAGCACTGTCTTCTACGCCGCCTTCACACTCTCGGCGCAGTG GAGGACCATGGAGGCCTCAGCCGTGTGCCGCTACAGCATCTCGTCGGTGCAGCATGCCTTTGAGGGCCCCTACATGGAGTACCAGGACTCAGCTCGCAAGTGGTCCCGCTACGATGGTGCGGTGCCTGAGCCCCGGCCTGGCTCC TGCATCACGGACCACTCCCGCAGGAAGGGCTACAACTCCTCACAGGACCTGCCCAACAGCGTCCTGGACTTCATCAAGCTGCACCCCCTCATGTTTGAGGAGGTGAAGCCGGCCGGCGGGGAGCCGCTGCTGGTGAAGAAGAGCGTGGCATACAGCCAGCTGGCTGTGGACAGGGTGCGGGCCCTTGACGGCCGCTCCTATGATGTGCTCTTCATGGGGACGG GGGATGGCTGGATCCACAAGGCCGTGGTGGTGGGCTCTGGCATCCACATTGTGGAGGAGGTGCAGGTGTTTGGGGACCAGCAGCCCGTGGAGAGCCTGGTGATCTCCCACGCCCAG AGGAGCCTGTACGTGGGGGCAGCCAGCGGGATCCTGCAGGTGCCCCTGGCCTCCTGCGCCAGGTACGCCTCCTGCTACGACTGCATCCTCGCCCGGGACCCCTACTGCGCCTGGGACGGCAGGGCCTGCCGCGCCACTGCCACCGCAGACAG CACAGGGCTGGTGCAGGACATTCAGAGCGGCAACGAGGGATGCCGGAGCAGCTCCGGGCGGG GCTCCCTGCCGTGGAAGAACCGGACGGTGCTGCAGGGGGATGACGTGCTGCTGCCCTGCGACCAGCACTCCAACCTGGCACGAGCCGTCTGGATGCTGAACGGCAGCGAGGCGCCAGGCACGGGGCAGGACCGGCTGCGTGTTGGGGTGGACGGGCTGCTGGTGACGGACACGTTGCCCCAGGACAGCGGCGAGTACCGCTGCTATGGGGAGGAGCGGGGTCTCCGGACACTGCTGGCCGCCTACAGCCTCACCGTGCTGCCCGAGCTGCCTCGCGGCCCCACGGCTGCCTCACGGCCCCACGCCGCCAGCCAGGCAGCCAGCGACATGAAGGTGGCTTACGTCTCCGCCATCGTCGCCTTGGTGGTGCTGTGCGCCGTGCTCAGCACCGTTCTCCTCTACGTGTCCTGCCTGGAGAAGCGCAAAGGCAAGTACGTCCTGGGGGAGCCGCGGCCAGCCAGCGTGGAGCTGCAGACCGTCTCGGCCAACTGCCTGCGCAAgggccgccgcggggaggaggaggaggaggaggaagagctcaCCTACCCCGACGGCTGCCTGCGGATCATCCCCGGCGAGGCGCCCACGGCTGCTACCTCCCCAGTCAAGGAGCTGCCAGCTGCCGTGCCCCCGCTGCCGCCACCGCCACCGCTGCCGGCCGAGCTCACCAATGGCGTGGGGGCTCTGCCGAACGTGCTCCGCAAGATGAACGGCAACAGCtacatgctgctgcagcagcaggaggagccGCTGGTCTCACCGCTCTACAGTGCATCCTTCACCGAGGAGCTCAGCAAGATCCTGGAGAAGCGGAAACACACGCAGCTGGTGGAAAAGCTGGACGAGAGCTCCGTGTAG
- the SEMA4G gene encoding semaphorin-4G isoform X1 yields MRECSLAERVRGTHEEPGAGAEGLAASPILGSWGDRPEDRLCRPGGSRLGSCPRWGSGKMSGGTAHLLTALFVAAAMGYQSRRSATDLDATPRTTVTFDELLGVRHFSAHTLNYSTLLLEEDRGILYVGARGAIFALNSSDVADGSHRTIHWEASPEKQMDCLQKGKNNKTECFNHVRFLQRLNSTHLYACGTYAFHPLCASIDADRFRLPSHFEEGKEKCPYDPARGYTGLIVDGGLYTATRYEFRSLPDIRRNLHQRPLKTEESPLHWLNDAEFVASVLVQESKDSPVGDDDKIYYFFTERAGEETTSFFDKNQVARVARVARVCKSDVGGKKILQRKWTSFMKARLVCYIPYYEVLRSICSLDGGGWASTVFYAAFTLSAQWRTMEASAVCRYSISSVQHAFEGPYMEYQDSARKWSRYDGAVPEPRPGSCITDHSRRKGYNSSQDLPNSVLDFIKLHPLMFEEVKPAGGEPLLVKKSVAYSQLAVDRVRALDGRSYDVLFMGTGDGWIHKAVVVGSGIHIVEEVQVFGDQQPVESLVISHAQRSLYVGAASGILQVPLASCARYASCYDCILARDPYCAWDGRACRATATADSTGLVQDIQSGNEGCRSSSGRGSLPWKNRTVLQGDDVLLPCDQHSNLARAVWMLNGSEAPGTGQDRLRVGVDGLLVTDTLPQDSGEYRCYGEERGLRTLLAAYSLTVLPELPRGPTAASRPHAASQAASDMKVAYVSAIVALVVLCAVLSTVLLYVSCLEKRKGKYVLGEPRPASVELQTVSANCLRKGRRGEEEEEEEELTYPDGCLRIIPGEAPTAATSPVKELPAAVPPLPPPPPLPAELTNGVGALPNVLRKMNGNSYMLLQQQEEPLVSPLYSASFTEELSKILEKRKHTQLVEKLDESSV; encoded by the exons GAGGGTTTGGCGGCCAGCCCCAtcctggggagctggggagacCGTCCCGAGGATCGGCTGTGCCGGCCCggaggcagcaggctgggcaGCTGCCCTCGCTGGGGGAGTGGGAAGATGAGCGGAGGCACGGCCCATCTCCTGACGGCTCTCTTTGTGGCGGCAGCCATGGGCTACCAGTCACGGCGGTCTGCCACCGACCTGGATGCCACCCCCAGGACAACGGTCACCTTTGATG AGCTGTTGGGCGTCCGGCACTTCAGCGCACACACCCTCAACTACAgcaccctgctgctggaggaagacCGGGGCATCCTCTACGTGGGCGCCAGGGGAGCCATCTTCGCCCTCAACTCCAGTGACGTGGCCGATGGCTCCCACCGCACG ATCCACTGGGAAGCCTCCCCGGAGAAGCAGATGGACTGCCTGCAGAAGGGCAAAAACAACAAG ACCGAATGCTTCAACCACGTGCGGTTTCTGCAGAGGCTGAACAGCACCCACCTCTACGCCTGTGGGACCTACGCCTTCCACCCGCTCTGCGCCTCCATT GATGCCGACAGGTTCAGACTGCCGTCCCACTTTGAGGAAGGCAAGGAGAAGTGCCCGTATGACCCTGCCCGTGGCTACACCGGCCTCATCGTGG aCGGTGGCTTGTACACGGCCACCCGCTACGAGTTTCGGAGCCTCCCCGACATCCGGAGGAACCTGCACCAGCGGCCACTGAAGACTGAGGAGTCCCCGCTGCACTGGCTGAATG ATGCTGAGTTTGTGGCCTCCGTGCTGGTCCAGGAGAGCAAGGACAGCCCCGTGGGCGACGACGACAAAATCTACTACTTCTTCACGGAGCGGGCGGGTGAGGAGACCACGTCCTTCTTTGACAAGAACCAGGTGGCCCGGGTGGCCCGGGTGGCCCGTGTCTGCAAG AGCGACGTGGGGGGGAAGAAGATCCTGCAGCGCAAATGGACGTCCTTCATGAAGGCGCGCCTGGTCTGCTACATCCCCTACTACGAGGTGCTGCGCAGCATCTGCAGCCTGGACGGGGGTGGCTGGGCCAGCACTGTCTTCTACGCCGCCTTCACACTCTCGGCGCAGTG GAGGACCATGGAGGCCTCAGCCGTGTGCCGCTACAGCATCTCGTCGGTGCAGCATGCCTTTGAGGGCCCCTACATGGAGTACCAGGACTCAGCTCGCAAGTGGTCCCGCTACGATGGTGCGGTGCCTGAGCCCCGGCCTGGCTCC TGCATCACGGACCACTCCCGCAGGAAGGGCTACAACTCCTCACAGGACCTGCCCAACAGCGTCCTGGACTTCATCAAGCTGCACCCCCTCATGTTTGAGGAGGTGAAGCCGGCCGGCGGGGAGCCGCTGCTGGTGAAGAAGAGCGTGGCATACAGCCAGCTGGCTGTGGACAGGGTGCGGGCCCTTGACGGCCGCTCCTATGATGTGCTCTTCATGGGGACGG GGGATGGCTGGATCCACAAGGCCGTGGTGGTGGGCTCTGGCATCCACATTGTGGAGGAGGTGCAGGTGTTTGGGGACCAGCAGCCCGTGGAGAGCCTGGTGATCTCCCACGCCCAG AGGAGCCTGTACGTGGGGGCAGCCAGCGGGATCCTGCAGGTGCCCCTGGCCTCCTGCGCCAGGTACGCCTCCTGCTACGACTGCATCCTCGCCCGGGACCCCTACTGCGCCTGGGACGGCAGGGCCTGCCGCGCCACTGCCACCGCAGACAG CACAGGGCTGGTGCAGGACATTCAGAGCGGCAACGAGGGATGCCGGAGCAGCTCCGGGCGGG GCTCCCTGCCGTGGAAGAACCGGACGGTGCTGCAGGGGGATGACGTGCTGCTGCCCTGCGACCAGCACTCCAACCTGGCACGAGCCGTCTGGATGCTGAACGGCAGCGAGGCGCCAGGCACGGGGCAGGACCGGCTGCGTGTTGGGGTGGACGGGCTGCTGGTGACGGACACGTTGCCCCAGGACAGCGGCGAGTACCGCTGCTATGGGGAGGAGCGGGGTCTCCGGACACTGCTGGCCGCCTACAGCCTCACCGTGCTGCCCGAGCTGCCTCGCGGCCCCACGGCTGCCTCACGGCCCCACGCCGCCAGCCAGGCAGCCAGCGACATGAAGGTGGCTTACGTCTCCGCCATCGTCGCCTTGGTGGTGCTGTGCGCCGTGCTCAGCACCGTTCTCCTCTACGTGTCCTGCCTGGAGAAGCGCAAAGGCAAGTACGTCCTGGGGGAGCCGCGGCCAGCCAGCGTGGAGCTGCAGACCGTCTCGGCCAACTGCCTGCGCAAgggccgccgcggggaggaggaggaggaggaggaagagctcaCCTACCCCGACGGCTGCCTGCGGATCATCCCCGGCGAGGCGCCCACGGCTGCTACCTCCCCAGTCAAGGAGCTGCCAGCTGCCGTGCCCCCGCTGCCGCCACCGCCACCGCTGCCGGCCGAGCTCACCAATGGCGTGGGGGCTCTGCCGAACGTGCTCCGCAAGATGAACGGCAACAGCtacatgctgctgcagcagcaggaggagccGCTGGTCTCACCGCTCTACAGTGCATCCTTCACCGAGGAGCTCAGCAAGATCCTGGAGAAGCGGAAACACACGCAGCTGGTGGAAAAGCTGGACGAGAGCTCCGTGTAG
- the SEMA4G gene encoding semaphorin-4G isoform X2: MRECSLAERVRGTHEEPGAGAEGLAASPILGSWGDRPEDRLCRPGGSRLGSCPRWGSGKMSGGTAHLLTALFVAAAMGYQSRRSATDLDATPRTTVTFDELLGVRHFSAHTLNYSTLLLEEDRGILYVGARGAIFALNSSDVADGSHRTIHWEASPEKQMDCLQKGKNNKTECFNHVRFLQRLNSTHLYACGTYAFHPLCASIDADRFRLPSHFEEGKEKCPYDPARGYTGLIVDGGLYTATRYEFRSLPDIRRNLHQRPLKTEESPLHWLNDAEFVASVLVQESKDSPVGDDDKIYYFFTERAGEETTSFFDKNQVARVARVARVCKSDVGGKKILQRKWTSFMKARLVCYIPYYEVLRSICSLDGGGWASTVFYAAFTLSAQWTMEASAVCRYSISSVQHAFEGPYMEYQDSARKWSRYDGAVPEPRPGSCITDHSRRKGYNSSQDLPNSVLDFIKLHPLMFEEVKPAGGEPLLVKKSVAYSQLAVDRVRALDGRSYDVLFMGTGDGWIHKAVVVGSGIHIVEEVQVFGDQQPVESLVISHAQRSLYVGAASGILQVPLASCARYASCYDCILARDPYCAWDGRACRATATADSTGLVQDIQSGNEGCRSSSGRGSLPWKNRTVLQGDDVLLPCDQHSNLARAVWMLNGSEAPGTGQDRLRVGVDGLLVTDTLPQDSGEYRCYGEERGLRTLLAAYSLTVLPELPRGPTAASRPHAASQAASDMKVAYVSAIVALVVLCAVLSTVLLYVSCLEKRKGKYVLGEPRPASVELQTVSANCLRKGRRGEEEEEEEELTYPDGCLRIIPGEAPTAATSPVKELPAAVPPLPPPPPLPAELTNGVGALPNVLRKMNGNSYMLLQQQEEPLVSPLYSASFTEELSKILEKRKHTQLVEKLDESSV; this comes from the exons GAGGGTTTGGCGGCCAGCCCCAtcctggggagctggggagacCGTCCCGAGGATCGGCTGTGCCGGCCCggaggcagcaggctgggcaGCTGCCCTCGCTGGGGGAGTGGGAAGATGAGCGGAGGCACGGCCCATCTCCTGACGGCTCTCTTTGTGGCGGCAGCCATGGGCTACCAGTCACGGCGGTCTGCCACCGACCTGGATGCCACCCCCAGGACAACGGTCACCTTTGATG AGCTGTTGGGCGTCCGGCACTTCAGCGCACACACCCTCAACTACAgcaccctgctgctggaggaagacCGGGGCATCCTCTACGTGGGCGCCAGGGGAGCCATCTTCGCCCTCAACTCCAGTGACGTGGCCGATGGCTCCCACCGCACG ATCCACTGGGAAGCCTCCCCGGAGAAGCAGATGGACTGCCTGCAGAAGGGCAAAAACAACAAG ACCGAATGCTTCAACCACGTGCGGTTTCTGCAGAGGCTGAACAGCACCCACCTCTACGCCTGTGGGACCTACGCCTTCCACCCGCTCTGCGCCTCCATT GATGCCGACAGGTTCAGACTGCCGTCCCACTTTGAGGAAGGCAAGGAGAAGTGCCCGTATGACCCTGCCCGTGGCTACACCGGCCTCATCGTGG aCGGTGGCTTGTACACGGCCACCCGCTACGAGTTTCGGAGCCTCCCCGACATCCGGAGGAACCTGCACCAGCGGCCACTGAAGACTGAGGAGTCCCCGCTGCACTGGCTGAATG ATGCTGAGTTTGTGGCCTCCGTGCTGGTCCAGGAGAGCAAGGACAGCCCCGTGGGCGACGACGACAAAATCTACTACTTCTTCACGGAGCGGGCGGGTGAGGAGACCACGTCCTTCTTTGACAAGAACCAGGTGGCCCGGGTGGCCCGGGTGGCCCGTGTCTGCAAG AGCGACGTGGGGGGGAAGAAGATCCTGCAGCGCAAATGGACGTCCTTCATGAAGGCGCGCCTGGTCTGCTACATCCCCTACTACGAGGTGCTGCGCAGCATCTGCAGCCTGGACGGGGGTGGCTGGGCCAGCACTGTCTTCTACGCCGCCTTCACACTCTCGGCGCAGTG GACCATGGAGGCCTCAGCCGTGTGCCGCTACAGCATCTCGTCGGTGCAGCATGCCTTTGAGGGCCCCTACATGGAGTACCAGGACTCAGCTCGCAAGTGGTCCCGCTACGATGGTGCGGTGCCTGAGCCCCGGCCTGGCTCC TGCATCACGGACCACTCCCGCAGGAAGGGCTACAACTCCTCACAGGACCTGCCCAACAGCGTCCTGGACTTCATCAAGCTGCACCCCCTCATGTTTGAGGAGGTGAAGCCGGCCGGCGGGGAGCCGCTGCTGGTGAAGAAGAGCGTGGCATACAGCCAGCTGGCTGTGGACAGGGTGCGGGCCCTTGACGGCCGCTCCTATGATGTGCTCTTCATGGGGACGG GGGATGGCTGGATCCACAAGGCCGTGGTGGTGGGCTCTGGCATCCACATTGTGGAGGAGGTGCAGGTGTTTGGGGACCAGCAGCCCGTGGAGAGCCTGGTGATCTCCCACGCCCAG AGGAGCCTGTACGTGGGGGCAGCCAGCGGGATCCTGCAGGTGCCCCTGGCCTCCTGCGCCAGGTACGCCTCCTGCTACGACTGCATCCTCGCCCGGGACCCCTACTGCGCCTGGGACGGCAGGGCCTGCCGCGCCACTGCCACCGCAGACAG CACAGGGCTGGTGCAGGACATTCAGAGCGGCAACGAGGGATGCCGGAGCAGCTCCGGGCGGG GCTCCCTGCCGTGGAAGAACCGGACGGTGCTGCAGGGGGATGACGTGCTGCTGCCCTGCGACCAGCACTCCAACCTGGCACGAGCCGTCTGGATGCTGAACGGCAGCGAGGCGCCAGGCACGGGGCAGGACCGGCTGCGTGTTGGGGTGGACGGGCTGCTGGTGACGGACACGTTGCCCCAGGACAGCGGCGAGTACCGCTGCTATGGGGAGGAGCGGGGTCTCCGGACACTGCTGGCCGCCTACAGCCTCACCGTGCTGCCCGAGCTGCCTCGCGGCCCCACGGCTGCCTCACGGCCCCACGCCGCCAGCCAGGCAGCCAGCGACATGAAGGTGGCTTACGTCTCCGCCATCGTCGCCTTGGTGGTGCTGTGCGCCGTGCTCAGCACCGTTCTCCTCTACGTGTCCTGCCTGGAGAAGCGCAAAGGCAAGTACGTCCTGGGGGAGCCGCGGCCAGCCAGCGTGGAGCTGCAGACCGTCTCGGCCAACTGCCTGCGCAAgggccgccgcggggaggaggaggaggaggaggaagagctcaCCTACCCCGACGGCTGCCTGCGGATCATCCCCGGCGAGGCGCCCACGGCTGCTACCTCCCCAGTCAAGGAGCTGCCAGCTGCCGTGCCCCCGCTGCCGCCACCGCCACCGCTGCCGGCCGAGCTCACCAATGGCGTGGGGGCTCTGCCGAACGTGCTCCGCAAGATGAACGGCAACAGCtacatgctgctgcagcagcaggaggagccGCTGGTCTCACCGCTCTACAGTGCATCCTTCACCGAGGAGCTCAGCAAGATCCTGGAGAAGCGGAAACACACGCAGCTGGTGGAAAAGCTGGACGAGAGCTCCGTGTAG
- the SEMA4G gene encoding semaphorin-4G isoform X3, protein MSGGTAHLLTALFVAAAMGYQSRRSATDLDATPRTTVTFDELLGVRHFSAHTLNYSTLLLEEDRGILYVGARGAIFALNSSDVADGSHRTIHWEASPEKQMDCLQKGKNNKTECFNHVRFLQRLNSTHLYACGTYAFHPLCASIDADRFRLPSHFEEGKEKCPYDPARGYTGLIVDGGLYTATRYEFRSLPDIRRNLHQRPLKTEESPLHWLNDAEFVASVLVQESKDSPVGDDDKIYYFFTERAGEETTSFFDKNQVARVARVARVCKSDVGGKKILQRKWTSFMKARLVCYIPYYEVLRSICSLDGGGWASTVFYAAFTLSAQWRTMEASAVCRYSISSVQHAFEGPYMEYQDSARKWSRYDGAVPEPRPGSCITDHSRRKGYNSSQDLPNSVLDFIKLHPLMFEEVKPAGGEPLLVKKSVAYSQLAVDRVRALDGRSYDVLFMGTGDGWIHKAVVVGSGIHIVEEVQVFGDQQPVESLVISHAQRSLYVGAASGILQVPLASCARYASCYDCILARDPYCAWDGRACRATATADSTGLVQDIQSGNEGCRSSSGRGSLPWKNRTVLQGDDVLLPCDQHSNLARAVWMLNGSEAPGTGQDRLRVGVDGLLVTDTLPQDSGEYRCYGEERGLRTLLAAYSLTVLPELPRGPTAASRPHAASQAASDMKVAYVSAIVALVVLCAVLSTVLLYVSCLEKRKGKYVLGEPRPASVELQTVSANCLRKGRRGEEEEEEEELTYPDGCLRIIPGEAPTAATSPVKELPAAVPPLPPPPPLPAELTNGVGALPNVLRKMNGNSYMLLQQQEEPLVSPLYSASFTEELSKILEKRKHTQLVEKLDESSV, encoded by the exons ATGAGCGGAGGCACGGCCCATCTCCTGACGGCTCTCTTTGTGGCGGCAGCCATGGGCTACCAGTCACGGCGGTCTGCCACCGACCTGGATGCCACCCCCAGGACAACGGTCACCTTTGATG AGCTGTTGGGCGTCCGGCACTTCAGCGCACACACCCTCAACTACAgcaccctgctgctggaggaagacCGGGGCATCCTCTACGTGGGCGCCAGGGGAGCCATCTTCGCCCTCAACTCCAGTGACGTGGCCGATGGCTCCCACCGCACG ATCCACTGGGAAGCCTCCCCGGAGAAGCAGATGGACTGCCTGCAGAAGGGCAAAAACAACAAG ACCGAATGCTTCAACCACGTGCGGTTTCTGCAGAGGCTGAACAGCACCCACCTCTACGCCTGTGGGACCTACGCCTTCCACCCGCTCTGCGCCTCCATT GATGCCGACAGGTTCAGACTGCCGTCCCACTTTGAGGAAGGCAAGGAGAAGTGCCCGTATGACCCTGCCCGTGGCTACACCGGCCTCATCGTGG aCGGTGGCTTGTACACGGCCACCCGCTACGAGTTTCGGAGCCTCCCCGACATCCGGAGGAACCTGCACCAGCGGCCACTGAAGACTGAGGAGTCCCCGCTGCACTGGCTGAATG ATGCTGAGTTTGTGGCCTCCGTGCTGGTCCAGGAGAGCAAGGACAGCCCCGTGGGCGACGACGACAAAATCTACTACTTCTTCACGGAGCGGGCGGGTGAGGAGACCACGTCCTTCTTTGACAAGAACCAGGTGGCCCGGGTGGCCCGGGTGGCCCGTGTCTGCAAG AGCGACGTGGGGGGGAAGAAGATCCTGCAGCGCAAATGGACGTCCTTCATGAAGGCGCGCCTGGTCTGCTACATCCCCTACTACGAGGTGCTGCGCAGCATCTGCAGCCTGGACGGGGGTGGCTGGGCCAGCACTGTCTTCTACGCCGCCTTCACACTCTCGGCGCAGTG GAGGACCATGGAGGCCTCAGCCGTGTGCCGCTACAGCATCTCGTCGGTGCAGCATGCCTTTGAGGGCCCCTACATGGAGTACCAGGACTCAGCTCGCAAGTGGTCCCGCTACGATGGTGCGGTGCCTGAGCCCCGGCCTGGCTCC TGCATCACGGACCACTCCCGCAGGAAGGGCTACAACTCCTCACAGGACCTGCCCAACAGCGTCCTGGACTTCATCAAGCTGCACCCCCTCATGTTTGAGGAGGTGAAGCCGGCCGGCGGGGAGCCGCTGCTGGTGAAGAAGAGCGTGGCATACAGCCAGCTGGCTGTGGACAGGGTGCGGGCCCTTGACGGCCGCTCCTATGATGTGCTCTTCATGGGGACGG GGGATGGCTGGATCCACAAGGCCGTGGTGGTGGGCTCTGGCATCCACATTGTGGAGGAGGTGCAGGTGTTTGGGGACCAGCAGCCCGTGGAGAGCCTGGTGATCTCCCACGCCCAG AGGAGCCTGTACGTGGGGGCAGCCAGCGGGATCCTGCAGGTGCCCCTGGCCTCCTGCGCCAGGTACGCCTCCTGCTACGACTGCATCCTCGCCCGGGACCCCTACTGCGCCTGGGACGGCAGGGCCTGCCGCGCCACTGCCACCGCAGACAG CACAGGGCTGGTGCAGGACATTCAGAGCGGCAACGAGGGATGCCGGAGCAGCTCCGGGCGGG GCTCCCTGCCGTGGAAGAACCGGACGGTGCTGCAGGGGGATGACGTGCTGCTGCCCTGCGACCAGCACTCCAACCTGGCACGAGCCGTCTGGATGCTGAACGGCAGCGAGGCGCCAGGCACGGGGCAGGACCGGCTGCGTGTTGGGGTGGACGGGCTGCTGGTGACGGACACGTTGCCCCAGGACAGCGGCGAGTACCGCTGCTATGGGGAGGAGCGGGGTCTCCGGACACTGCTGGCCGCCTACAGCCTCACCGTGCTGCCCGAGCTGCCTCGCGGCCCCACGGCTGCCTCACGGCCCCACGCCGCCAGCCAGGCAGCCAGCGACATGAAGGTGGCTTACGTCTCCGCCATCGTCGCCTTGGTGGTGCTGTGCGCCGTGCTCAGCACCGTTCTCCTCTACGTGTCCTGCCTGGAGAAGCGCAAAGGCAAGTACGTCCTGGGGGAGCCGCGGCCAGCCAGCGTGGAGCTGCAGACCGTCTCGGCCAACTGCCTGCGCAAgggccgccgcggggaggaggaggaggaggaggaagagctcaCCTACCCCGACGGCTGCCTGCGGATCATCCCCGGCGAGGCGCCCACGGCTGCTACCTCCCCAGTCAAGGAGCTGCCAGCTGCCGTGCCCCCGCTGCCGCCACCGCCACCGCTGCCGGCCGAGCTCACCAATGGCGTGGGGGCTCTGCCGAACGTGCTCCGCAAGATGAACGGCAACAGCtacatgctgctgcagcagcaggaggagccGCTGGTCTCACCGCTCTACAGTGCATCCTTCACCGAGGAGCTCAGCAAGATCCTGGAGAAGCGGAAACACACGCAGCTGGTGGAAAAGCTGGACGAGAGCTCCGTGTAG